Within Sorghum bicolor cultivar BTx623 chromosome 2, Sorghum_bicolor_NCBIv3, whole genome shotgun sequence, the genomic segment ACTGACCTGAAGATTGGACATAGtaagaatcatcaaccaatacaAGCAACTGAACATATATCTATCGTCAACTTACATATAGAGATGTAATGCCAATTTTTGCagctttaattgaaaatttgggTCCACCCATTGATTCACTTGGACCAATAAGCTCCAGAATCTCATCGCCAAGATGCAACTCAATGTCCATATATTTGAACTGCAAAGATGGAGAGATAATGAGATATTAGCAAAATCAAAGAAAAAAACAGTGTAGCCAATCAAATGAGCCAAGACTGAAACAAGCAATCAATTGTCACAGCAAAAAGGTTTGAAAAGGAACAAAAATCATGGATACAAATAATAACAACCTATTTTGCAGGATTGAACCAACATGATAACTTGAAGAATTAATAGAAAATGATaataaatactccctccattccaaattataagacgttttagcttttctagatacactgtttttactatgtatctagacatagtgtatatctaagtgcacaGTAAAAACCATAAATCTAGAAAaagccaaaatgtcttatattttggaacggagggagtagtaaatAATAAAAAGCGCTGAAATGAGTTTAAAAGGGTATTAAATGTAAAGTTACGACATTTTCATCCAGAAAAGTGTTGAAAATGAATAGTGCCAAATTTAACCAACATGCTAGAAAAATATGCAGCAGACACATAGTGCCTCCAAGCACAAACCTGAGAATTGCCAAATATTTGTCCATCTTGAGTGCCAGCTAATATTTGAAGATCTTTTGTACTTCCTTCCTATAAATGAAAGAATCAgcaaaaaaacacaaaaaaatcataataaaaatGCAGATCCTCATACCATAAGACTGATGTGCTCTTCTGCGATTATCTTAATCCAGTCAACATTTGCAACTCTCGCCTGCAAACAGATAAGAAAACAGCACCACAGAAGCTACTGTCAGTTTGATATACAGTGGCCTAGAAGGAAGATTAGCACATCTTTATTGATGAGGGATAGTCTGATGGAAGTTGACTGTAAATTAAGGATGACAGGTATATACCAAAAATTATCATTATCCCAAGACAAACACTAAACAAAGCACAGACACAGAGATATGACTCAAGGGATGCTGACAACCATTTGACCAGTACAAACATAGTATGCAACAGAAGTCACTTGATTGACTTGTAATAAGTATAAAAAGTATCAGGAGAATTAGGAAGATAAGTGCCAAAGTAATGTACCAAAGAATGAGTAGTTGCTCTTGGGGAAAGGCCAACATCCTGGATTGTGACTATAGCTTCGCCTAAGCCTTTAGCCTCAAGAATCAATTGAGAACATAAGGCTTTTCCCGGATGTGTAACTATTTGCACCACATGTGTGTCATTGGTAGAAGCATCTAGGGAGCATGTTCCACCACTTACAATCAAATTTTCCTGTGGCACAAATGCATAAGAGCATAAATAGCTAAGAGGACTTACATTACTTCAGATCATGAACAGGATATACAAGAAGTGAGCAAAAGTTCACCTGTGCTTCAGGATGGAAAACTAACAAGACATATTCAGGGGTGACTCTTAATGAAGAAACAATCTGTTTAAACACAGGCTGAGTGAGAAAAGAGCTTTAGCAAAATTGGTGAAAAGTATTCATAAAAAAGCCCAGTTAAATTACCTGCAACTGAATAGCATCTGTGAGACTATGAAATGTGTATTCTTCCTCATGAGTTTGGCCAGCATATTTGGTAGAGAAGTCAACAACTGTAGCACGTACAGTGCACTGGAGGTTCAAAATTGAAAATGTTAAGACATTTGCATTCAATCCACAAAATtcatacatctatgatggtatGCAACCAGCATTGGATTATTGGTCATATAAAGAGAGTGGTGAATCACCTGAACTCAATTGGAAAGAAATTGTGAATGCTGCTGTAAATGCAAGCTAATACCAGGGATGCTTTTTATTTACTTCCTCCACCCCAAAAAGAACGCAACTTCTAGGTTTGAGACAagtcaaaaaaaatttaagtttgaccaattttatagaaaatagtatCAACATTTATAggtttactatgaaaatatatttcataactaaTTTAATGATATTAACATGGTCAGACTTCAAACTGTTTGACTTATTGGGAAGtgagaattgcattcttttttggatggagggagtaattaaAGAAACCTAAATTCAATACAAGGCAATTTATGAATACAACTATACTGACCACTCCTGTAGAATTCTGTAGGACAAGAAATCTCTCCCAAGCTGACTCATCAAGCATTTCAGCAGATTTGGTTTTGTCAAAGTAAGCAAGCCCTTCACATCCAGTGGCTTCCCATTTCAGGCGAAGAGAAGATGAATTAGCAAAAAATCTTCCATTTACATGTATACTCGCAGCAGCTAGACGTATATTTCTTCCGTTGGAGATTACAATGGGTGATGCTTGCAATCTATCTGGACCACGATCAGCTTTCCTAGCATCTTCCAATATATCAAGTCGGTTTTCTGTACAGTCAAAGATAACAATTTAGTAGGCTACCAGAAGGGAACGGTACCTAAACTTTCAACATGAAAATGTTGTACTTTTAAGGATCATTAAATTGGATATTAATGAAAAGAACAAGAAAGTACCATTTTCATTCGCTATCAATGTTATTTCTGATGGGAAGTCACAAATAACAGCGAACTCTGATTTGGAAATTGCAGGCACTGGATGATCTTTCCCAACCATGTTCCCACGTGAAAACAGCAATTTCTAAGGAAAAATGGATTATATTGAATATATCTCAGTGAATCAATTCACTAGAATATATTGCAATATGCAGTTCATACATGAAAATGCAAAAATCAATTTTAAGTACTTACATAGCTCACTTTGCTTAGGCAAGATACTCGGTATAGTCCACTAGATAGTTTCTGCACAGCAGTAGAACTAGTAATACGATTTTTGGATTCACCAATAACATCAACGGTTTCAACAAAATCAACAACTTGATCCCAACGTTCTGGTCCTCCAAAGAGAAAAACATCCATTGTTGATCCAGGAACTAAGTATAGCTCCTTGGGAGAGTTGTTATCCATGTTCTTAATCCTACTATGTATTCCAGATAAGTCAAACCAGTACCCACCAAATTGGTTTCCATTTCCCCCTTGAAGAACCACAAGAGGATAATATGCAGAAATTTTTGAAGTTGCCTCCAGAGAAATAGGTCCACCAAATGTCTCAATATCTGAATCCAAATCAACTGCAAATGTTGCAACTATTGTGGATCTGCCAGCAGAAGATGCACCCAGAGAGACCCAGGCACAAGGATTCCCGTTTTGGCCCCAATAACCTGAATTGTGTTTTATGTCCTCGATGCTCGAAGCCTCAGCAGTGTTAAGAATGTGAAAAGACTCATCGTCAGATAGTAGACTCCACCTTATAAAAGCATTAAAATTGTTACATTGTGAGAATGAGTGTCCTGCAGAGAGAAACATTGATAGCTTGTTTAGAACATAACAGTTTGTAGGCAAAAATGATTAATTAGTGATCCAGATGCTACCACAAAATGGATAAGTTCAACATAAGCTTCTGTCTTCTTGTAAGAAAAAGATGACATCTGATGTGAAGCCCTGAACAAATTATACTATTTGCTGAGGATGAGAACAGAACAAGAGAGAGAAGACAGCAGGAGGGATTAGTATGAGTAGTACTCCAAAACTTAGCATTCTTATACTAATGTCATTTTGTAAGCCACAAGATACTTTCCATTCTTGCACTAATATCATTTTGTAAGACACAAGCTACTTTCCATTCTCTTACTAATGTCATTTTGTAAAGAACAAGCTAATCTTCGTCTGCTTTGTACCAGAGGGACTGAGTGACATAAAATTCAAGTTGTGTGAACTGCCATATGTTTCTTTTTAGCAAACGCACCAGCAGATGTTTTTAACACCGCAGCAGAATGAAGTCGTGTTCCAACAGGCACCTCCACAGGAAAGACTGGCAAGATAGACAGTATTGAAGGAATGGAAACTTCAACAATGACCTACATTGCCAATAAAACAAAATGAGCTACCAGGAGTCTGAAATTTGTGGAAATGGAATACTATTATTGCAAAGGAAGACTTCCACTAAAAGTAAAAGAATGAAACAGAACTGTCATAAATCATGAAATAAAATGAACCCAGAATGAAACTACAAGTAGAACAGTAATCAATTAACCAGTTAATTGAAAATGTGAACGAAGGCACAGTACACTACATCGCCCAGAATGAACCCAGAATGAaactatgtttttttttcttttcaagaacACGTGTGGAAAACACAGATCCAGTAACTTCATTGCATCTACCTATGGTAACAAGGAAGGTGTCATAATATGCTTTGCCCAAGAATAAAGGCCTCAAACAAACAATTGTAACAGAAAACAGTGCACATATGCTAGATATGCATCAGGTTCAGAAGTCCGAGGgcaagagaaaaaaataaaaggaagTAATTATTCTGTAAGAAGCTAATGTTATAGTAATCAGCACTAAATAGTGGGAAGTTTGAAGTTGAAACCTTACACATCACCAGTAACTCAGCACAACATAACCAGTGATTCAATAGATAATCTCTATTCTCTAGGAATAACATGTGTCAATTTTTATATCATGTCAACCAGGTAAAGACTTCAGGAAGGGTtagtatttaaaaagaaaattaGATAGACAAACCTCATCAAAATTCAAGAAATCGAACGCAGAAACTACTCGGATGACAGCTTGACCAGGCTTTTTTGCACGCACGATACGAGAGTCAGACACAGAAGCAACATCCTCATCAGAGGAAAATAACTTGTAGTCATCCAGCGTCTTACCACACCCTTCATATGAATGCAAAGACAATATAAACCTACTCAAATTACAAACCAAAAGTCGGTAAAGAATATGCAGATATCAGTATAACACAATAACCAACCTCCAATTGCCTTCATTTCAATTTCCTGATAAATTCCAGGAACCCAGGGCAGGTAAATAACATTGGAGTTCTCCATTCCTTCATCCCAAAATGCCTTCACCTTACTACAAACATTAACTTCTTGCACAAGCTTGAGAACCTAATATTGCACGCATTAATTAGGTAAATCGGAAAACCATAATGCCAACATCACCCTAATAGTCTCTGCTAAACAAGGTACCAACAAAATACACACATGAGTTGGATGTACCTTTGTTGGTCCAGATGCCTCCGTTAGGTAAGTTAAGGAAGCAACTAAATGCCCTTGTCCCTGGGAAACAGGACTTAACAATCTAGAAGTTTGCACTTCATAGGAACCTGTAGAACTGTCTGGCACCTGCAATAAGTTCCAGAATTCCATGGTACTGCTCTCCAGTTTGAGCTCATTTTCCTACCAGTCaaagaaaaaataattaataaacAGAAAAGGTTCCAATAAAGATGGCAATATCTGAACCTAAAAATAACATCTCTAACAAACTGCTCAAATGATGTAATTATTTTATGTTTCGTGCACTGCACAAGTTTCATGCAAGACTGCGCCTGTCATCTGCATGAACCAAGGAAATGTGGTAATTATGGAGAAAACGTATTGAGGCAGCAAATAGTGATGTCCCATATAATCTAAAAGCTCAAGCTATTAACATATGCACACAGATTAGTGGAACACCGAACACAGCATTGCATGTAAATAGAAACATAATCATGCTTAGGTCATGTTTGTTCGAGACTTCGAGTTTTAGGAACTGAACCTAGTTTGGTTGGTACTTGGTAGGGGGTCTGTGTGTACAGCCCCCCCACCATAGGTTGAAGGCCTTTTTGACTTGAATTTGGTATCTATTTCTTCTTATTTGCAATATCACATTGTTCCTCCTACATCCTAGGATGGTATTTTTTGTTCTTTTGAGCTTTTGCGCTTAATACTACAAATTGGATAAACTTTCTTTTTCCTTGCATCATGAAGCACACAATGATCGATGGAATTTAAGAAACGTGTGCTTGTAGTTCTACAAGTCATCCACAAATTAACCTTGAAATAATTTCCAAGAATTTTCCTACAATCTAATGACATGTGCAGTATCCGCATATCAAATAGTTAATAGTAAGTAACATATATTAAGAGAACAAGTAATCAAATTTATCATATGAATAGTACCTCTGTAATATATATTTCCCTAGCATCAAATCCCTCTGCAAATGCTTTGGCAAGGACCATGTATTTTCTTCCAGGATAAACATACCATACTTTTGAGGATGGAATATTTGTTATCCCATGAAGATAAGCAGAATCATCCATAACAGGGACCAGATAAAGGAAGAGTGTCCGTGGAATAACAACATGTAGAGAAGATACTTGTTCATGACCAGAAACTCTTGTGTCTTCAACAACCACCTTAGTAAACCCCAGACTCAATGCATGCAAGATACCCAAGGAATCCACTTGTGCCACAGAAGAGTTTGTTGCATGCCAACGATGATATTGTGATGGTAATTTAACCGCTAGTGAAAAGGTAGAAATGGAAAGGATCTGTTAGCTTTCAGCACCAgagatgcactaaacaaaatGCAGGCAGAAAAGATGTAGCAATGAGAAAATAATAAGTGCCATACCATAATACAGAATCTAAACTAAAACTAGATATTTTAGCTCTGATGTCATAaaaaatgttttattttttccCTGATATGAATACAATGTGTTTTGTGTAAATTATTCATCTGTCGTGATTCTTCTCTGATATAGCATATAACAGGAGACCATAATGTAATTTCATCAGTGAACACAATTAGGTAAGTTTCGGTGTTCAGAGAATTCAATGGCAAATGATGGGCAAATGATGACAGAACTTGATCTGTTAGAGAAGGTACCTTGAGCAACTTTTTGCCGGAATACCTTGAGTTTAAACTTCACCAAAACACCAACAGTCACGAGAACTGGTGATGATGGCTCTAGTGACATGGCTTCAGCAACAGTTAATGTGATTGTGTCAATCACATGATCAAACTGAGGCTCAAACATCTGGGCTTTAACAACCTCTTGGCCGATCTCAATACCTTTCACCACAAAGAAATCTGAACCAAGATTCTGCACAAGTACAGCAAGAAAATTCAAAATATGCATTCTTATGTAACTGAAGAGTGGTCAAGGGAATTGGAAAACAAGCACAAAAACAGTTTACCTTGTCTTCTAGCTCAAACCGAATATTCATATCACCACAAAAGCCACCACAGTCACTCAAATGTGTTTCTTTCAGTGGAATACGAACAAGATGATTGCTACTATTATCAACCAACCTCGGGGTAAGGTGCCACAAAAACTGCAATCCCACCAATGTCGAGAACACATTTTCTAAACCCAAAAGGAACCAAATTAAGTATGCTAAAATAAGAGAACATAGCAGTGCCAGGAAAAAAGCAGTGTTATCTTAAACGCTAAATGGTAGACAGTCGATCGTCCTTTGTTTAGCTTTTAAGCCATTTAGACTGTTTAAATGGAGCTAAACGGCCTAAACGATTTTGTATAGTAACACCaaaatatacatatttatgtATGTAAAAAAGCCAAACATGCTAGAAAGTATACATATTTAAGCATGTAAAATGTAATTATTCTACCAAATGATCTTTTTGGAAGAAACTAAATCCCACTCCATCTCATATACTTATGATGTTAATTAGTTGGGTGCCAAGTGTGGTAGTTCCGTAGTTGTAATCCTCCCATTGAGTAAATGGCGAGTTAAATTTAAATGTCCGTTTAGCtcatttaatcatgtttagctCTGATTCTGTTTAGACTATCTAGACAGTTTTTAACGGTTTAAAAAGTTTAAATGGTCTAAGAATTTAATTCACTGTTTAGGGCCTAAATGACACAGTTGGCCTTCATTTACCGTTTAGAAGTTGTTTAAACGAACTAAACATTGTTTAGGTAACAGTCATGAATGGTTTCATCTCTTGCCTAAACCAACTTTCTTGGGTCTAAAAGGCTATGTCAGACTGGGGAGAGAAAAAAAACTTACTAAATCAAAAATTGTTCCAAAAGGAAGCTCTTAGGCCAACAAGAACTTCAGGGATATTAAGAAATAAGAACCCAGTAAAGAAGGAACAAAAGGTGATGTAACCCAATGATTTACAAACTATGAACCCAATTACTAGATAGAAAAGGCAGTATCACTGTTTATATGAACTATATCAATTTCATATCGTAAGAATGAAAGATACAAAAGGTTTATATGAATTACCTTCATCATCGAAGGCATGTACACGTAATGTGGCAATTTCATCTAGATCAATTTTAACAGCATGGTGGAAAATACTGATCCGAGAGATCTTGTCTACGAATACTTTGCAGTGTATCATGATTCCACTGATAATATCAGTCGCATAGACA encodes:
- the LOC8061681 gene encoding nuclear pore complex protein GP210: MGSPPAFAAAVAMVAALLCASAAANPAGGPHMADLSVLLPPRMTKPVEYRLIGGDGCFSWSWDHHDLISVKPEYNDSSRCSTSARLASIAPYSGRRETSVYATDIISGIMIHCKVFVDKISRISIFHHAVKIDLDEIATLRVHAFDDEENVFSTLVGLQFLWHLTPRLVDNSSNHLVRIPLKETHLSDCGGFCGDMNIRFELEDKNLGSDFFVVKGIEIGQEVVKAQMFEPQFDHVIDTITLTVAEAMSLEPSSPVLVTVGVLVKFKLKVFRQKVAQAVKLPSQYHRWHATNSSVAQVDSLGILHALSLGFTKVVVEDTRVSGHEQVSSLHVVIPRTLFLYLVPVMDDSAYLHGITNIPSSKVWYVYPGRKYMVLAKAFAEGFDAREIYITEENELKLESSTMEFWNLLQVPDSSTGSYEVQTSRLLSPVSQGQGHLVASLTYLTEASGPTKVLKLVQEVNVCSKVKAFWDEGMENSNVIYLPWVPGIYQEIEMKAIGGCGKTLDDYKLFSSDEDVASVSDSRIVRAKKPGQAVIRVVSAFDFLNFDEVIVEVSIPSILSILPVFPVEVPVGTRLHSAAVLKTSAGHSFSQCNNFNAFIRWSLLSDDESFHILNTAEASSIEDIKHNSGYWGQNGNPCAWVSLGASSAGRSTIVATFAVDLDSDIETFGGPISLEATSKISAYYPLVVLQGGNGNQFGGYWFDLSGIHSRIKNMDNNSPKELYLVPGSTMDVFLFGGPERWDQVVDFVETVDVIGESKNRITSSTAVQKLSSGLYRVSCLSKVSYKLLFSRGNMVGKDHPVPAISKSEFAVICDFPSEITLIANENENRLDILEDARKADRGPDRLQASPIVISNGRNIRLAAASIHVNGRFFANSSSLRLKWEATGCEGLAYFDKTKSAEMLDESAWERFLVLQNSTGVCTVRATVVDFSTKYAGQTHEEEYTFHSLTDAIQLQIVSSLRVTPEYVLLVFHPEAQENLIVSGGTCSLDASTNDTHVVQIVTHPGKALCSQLILEAKGLGEAIVTIQDVGLSPRATTHSLARVANVDWIKIIAEEHISLMEGSTKDLQILAGTQDGQIFGNSQFKYMDIELHLGDEILELIGPSESMGGPKFSIKAAKIGITSLYVSTKQHSGQRVLSQVVKVEVYRPLQIHPEYIYLTPGASFVLSVKGGPKTGVSIEYSSLNREIVEVQNITGKLSAKSVGNSTVRAAILANGGTLVCEAFGRVEVDIPVSMTLNTQSERLCIGCRMPVYPSLPKGDLFSFYETCQSYNWMIADEKVAIFQSAKSWQYRLDQGLYTDGKNSPWFSNGSSKSFITHMIGRSAGKTKISISVTCDFLLPGTSGSVVSYNASKTILVVPDPPLALVLPMTWLFPPFYTTTSLLPRSAHSLGEPNSLDLESSIGYSLLRGSGRIVDGSKIQTGESNSVDCIQAKDHSAGRTEIAACLRVAEVAQVRVAAAESSIQIAYLSINDRVELDIKYADELGYIFNEAHGVVPVKIETNYPDVVSILMPRDFNGTYGTSERFILQARSHGTALIRLHANNVPNKVDFIMVSVGAQMYPRDVILHSGQHLNFTIIGDSMDMRGFGHWLSSNEKIVHINQITGEAQARSEGVAEVIFKGSNLKLQTTVTVLKVNKIVVDAPAETLTNAAGLPDGYKFSVRFSDSFEHSTGSSVSPINVPFECKVDPSFVGFVEPWIDHATKKSYCLFHPYSPAQLLPVKLNPNEGFLHILVRANLKEDPKVTGSAHALFVKGFYIKESGKLNLTPSCNHSVITIDGNTDIELFWNAKDLLRVSRIDTSENNGVLSRIVYRVEALKRQSFSDKVTIILPATGQTEEVEVSYDTGEKAEPPSSWGLTTSAVMLTCTIVTIVTVALFMKLLQRPTRQAPSRNMAASTPVRAPAANPAAMADPASPANGQLSPRTPQPFMEYVRRTIDDTPYYKRNARRRFNPQNTY